One part of the Terrimicrobium sacchariphilum genome encodes these proteins:
- the purS gene encoding phosphoribosylformylglycinamidine synthase subunit PurS produces the protein MKAIVTVMPKPSVLDPQGAATAEAMKHLGLESVGRVRVGKSIEIELPGEPNEEKLHEIARDLLSNPVIEDYALEIVR, from the coding sequence ATGAAAGCCATTGTCACCGTAATGCCCAAACCCTCCGTGCTTGATCCCCAAGGCGCGGCGACAGCGGAAGCGATGAAGCACCTCGGCCTCGAAAGCGTCGGCCGCGTGCGCGTCGGCAAGTCGATCGAGATCGAGCTGCCAGGCGAGCCCAACGAGGAAAAGCTGCATGAAATCGCCCGCGACCTCCTCTCGAACCCTGTGATCGAGGACTACGCCCTCGAGATCGTCCGATGA
- the purQ gene encoding phosphoribosylformylglycinamidine synthase subunit PurQ: MKFAVLRFPGSNCDQDCIHALSTFPGTEADYVWHKDTSLGGADVVVVPGGFSYGDYLRTGSIARFSPIMKTVKEFAAAGGLVIGICNGFQILCESGLLPGALVRNRDLHFLCKHVFLRVEQTDTPFTNASAKGAVLNVPVAHGEGCYFADDETLQRLNAEGRVLVRYCDAQGQVNEASNPNGSKENIAGICNEGRNVFGLMPHPERACDPFLGSTDGSVIFQSLLNWPTSPLRKSAA, from the coding sequence ATGAAGTTCGCCGTCCTCCGCTTCCCGGGGTCGAACTGCGACCAGGACTGCATCCACGCCCTCTCGACCTTTCCCGGGACCGAGGCCGACTACGTGTGGCACAAAGACACCTCGCTCGGCGGGGCTGACGTGGTGGTGGTGCCGGGAGGCTTCTCCTACGGCGATTACCTGCGCACGGGCTCGATCGCGCGCTTCTCGCCCATCATGAAGACGGTGAAGGAATTCGCCGCTGCGGGCGGGCTGGTCATCGGTATCTGCAACGGCTTCCAGATCCTCTGCGAATCCGGCCTCCTGCCGGGCGCGCTGGTGCGCAACCGCGACCTGCACTTCCTCTGCAAGCACGTGTTTCTCCGCGTGGAGCAGACGGATACCCCCTTTACCAACGCCTCCGCCAAGGGCGCGGTGCTCAACGTCCCCGTGGCTCACGGCGAAGGCTGCTACTTTGCCGACGACGAGACGCTCCAGCGCCTCAACGCCGAGGGCCGTGTGCTCGTGCGCTACTGCGACGCCCAGGGTCAGGTCAACGAGGCCTCGAACCCGAACGGCTCCAAGGAAAACATCGCAGGCATCTGCAACGAGGGCCGCAATGTCTTCGGACTCATGCCCCACCCCGAGCGCGCCTGTGATCCCTTCCTCGGCAGCACCGATGGAAGCGTGATCTTCCAGAGCCTGCTCAACTGGCCGACCTCGCCCCTGCGCAAGTCGGCTGCTTAA
- the purL gene encoding phosphoribosylformylglycinamidine synthase subunit PurL, which translates to MNEPAITPEIIAKHGLTPDEYERIQKILGRDPNFTELGVFSVMWSEHCSYKNSKPELRKFPTTGDTVLVKAGEENAGVIDVGDGWAVAFKMESHNHPSAVEPFQGAATGVGGIIRDIFTMGARPVFNLNSLRFGDIRGDSAEARTNRRLFAGVVSGIAHYGNCIGIPTIGGEVYFDESYSGNPLVNVFCLGVLKHEEIARGAASGIGNPVFYVGAETGRDGLAGAAFASRDLTEESKQDRPAVQVGDPFREKLLLEACLELLASGCVAGIQDMGAAGLTCSTCETASRGGTGVEIDLALVPKRETGMTPYETLLSESQERMLVIVKKGQEDSVRQIFEKWDLPYAEIGTVKDDGFMRVKENGVTVVEIPARSLADEAPIYNREVSEKNLPAPFDAATLPETDVTAALVALMSHPSLASKRWVWRQYDHMVRLGATVLPGSDAAVFIVREANKILAATSDCNAIYCRLDPREGAKVAVAEAARNLACSGAVPLAVTDNLNFGNPHKPENFLMLREAVEGLAEACREFNTPVTGGNVSLYNESPNGTIDPTPTVGMVGQIADIKHVTTQAFKAAGDVILLLGQLGDEIGGSHYLKVVHGQKAGLPPRLDYATEKALHNGVREIIRKGLVQSAHDLSEGGIAVAVAESSLSAKPALGASIDLGPTGLRPDVALFNESQSRIIVSVTSDNAAEAESVLKSLGVPVQRIGTVNSTGTLQIAADGKSYSWQLSDLETAWGETIGKLME; encoded by the coding sequence ATGAACGAACCCGCCATCACACCCGAGATCATCGCCAAGCACGGTCTCACGCCCGACGAGTACGAGCGCATCCAGAAAATCCTGGGCCGCGACCCGAACTTCACGGAGCTGGGTGTCTTTTCCGTCATGTGGAGCGAGCATTGCTCCTATAAAAACTCCAAGCCCGAGCTGCGAAAGTTCCCCACCACCGGCGACACGGTGCTGGTGAAGGCGGGTGAAGAGAATGCCGGCGTGATCGACGTGGGCGACGGCTGGGCGGTGGCGTTCAAGATGGAGAGCCACAACCACCCGAGCGCGGTCGAGCCCTTCCAAGGCGCGGCGACCGGCGTGGGCGGCATCATCCGCGACATCTTCACGATGGGCGCACGGCCGGTTTTCAACCTGAATTCGCTGCGTTTCGGCGACATCCGGGGCGACTCCGCCGAGGCCAGGACGAACCGCCGCCTCTTCGCAGGCGTCGTTTCCGGCATTGCCCATTACGGCAACTGCATCGGCATCCCGACGATCGGCGGCGAGGTGTACTTTGACGAATCCTACTCCGGCAATCCGCTGGTGAATGTCTTCTGTCTCGGCGTGCTCAAGCACGAGGAAATCGCGCGCGGCGCGGCCTCGGGCATCGGCAACCCGGTCTTCTACGTGGGTGCGGAGACGGGACGCGACGGACTCGCGGGCGCGGCCTTTGCCTCGCGCGACCTGACCGAGGAATCCAAGCAGGACCGCCCTGCCGTGCAGGTGGGCGATCCGTTCCGCGAAAAGCTCCTTTTGGAAGCCTGTCTCGAACTCCTGGCCAGCGGCTGCGTCGCGGGCATCCAGGACATGGGTGCGGCGGGGCTCACCTGCTCGACCTGCGAAACGGCAAGCCGCGGCGGTACGGGTGTCGAGATCGACCTCGCCCTCGTGCCCAAGCGCGAGACGGGCATGACGCCCTACGAGACTCTCCTGAGCGAAAGCCAGGAGCGCATGCTCGTGATCGTGAAGAAGGGCCAGGAGGATTCCGTGCGCCAGATTTTCGAGAAGTGGGATCTCCCGTATGCCGAGATCGGCACGGTGAAGGACGACGGCTTCATGCGCGTGAAAGAGAATGGCGTGACCGTGGTGGAGATTCCCGCCCGCTCGCTAGCGGACGAAGCTCCGATTTACAACCGCGAGGTTTCCGAGAAGAACCTGCCCGCTCCGTTTGACGCGGCCACGCTGCCCGAGACGGACGTGACGGCGGCCCTCGTGGCGCTGATGAGCCACCCGAGCCTCGCCTCGAAGCGCTGGGTCTGGCGTCAATACGACCACATGGTGCGCCTCGGCGCGACCGTGCTGCCGGGTTCCGACGCAGCGGTCTTCATCGTGCGCGAGGCCAACAAGATCCTCGCCGCCACGTCGGACTGCAACGCCATCTACTGTCGCCTCGACCCGCGCGAAGGCGCGAAAGTCGCCGTGGCCGAAGCCGCCCGCAACCTCGCCTGTTCCGGCGCGGTGCCGCTCGCGGTGACGGACAACCTGAACTTTGGCAATCCGCACAAGCCGGAGAATTTCCTCATGCTCCGCGAGGCCGTGGAAGGCCTAGCGGAAGCCTGCCGCGAGTTCAACACCCCGGTGACCGGCGGCAACGTGAGCCTTTACAACGAAAGCCCGAACGGCACGATCGATCCGACCCCGACGGTCGGCATGGTCGGCCAGATCGCGGACATCAAGCACGTGACGACGCAGGCCTTCAAGGCGGCGGGCGACGTGATCCTGCTCCTCGGCCAGCTCGGCGACGAGATCGGCGGCTCGCATTACCTCAAGGTGGTGCATGGCCAGAAGGCCGGCCTCCCGCCGCGCCTCGACTACGCCACGGAGAAGGCCCTGCACAACGGTGTGCGCGAGATCATTCGCAAGGGGCTCGTCCAGAGCGCCCACGATCTTTCGGAAGGCGGCATCGCCGTCGCCGTCGCGGAGTCCAGCCTCTCGGCCAAGCCCGCGCTCGGCGCTTCCATCGACCTCGGCCCGACGGGCCTGCGCCCGGATGTCGCGCTCTTCAACGAGTCGCAGTCCCGCATCATCGTCTCGGTCACGAGCGACAATGCAGCCGAGGCGGAATCCGTCCTCAAGTCTCTCGGCGTCCCGGTCCAGCGCATCGGCACCGTGAACAGCACGGGCACGCTCCAGATCGCCGCTGATGGTAAGTCGTACTCCTGGCAGCTCTCCGACCTGGAGACCGCCTGGGGCGAGACCATCGGCAAGCTGATGGAATAA